GGCGAGGTCTGCACCTGCCCCTCGCGCGCCCTCGTGCAGCGCAGCATCTACTCCGACTTCGTGCACGACGCCGTCGCGCGGGTCGAGAAGATCAAGCAGGGCAACCCGCTCGACGACACCACGATGATCGGCGCCCAGGCCTCGAACGACCAGCTCGAGAAGATCCTGTCCTACATCGAGATCGGCAAGGAGGAGGGCGCGAAGCTCCTCACCGGTGGCGAGCGCAACGTGCTCGAGGGCGACCTCGCCGAGGGCTACTACGTCACGCCGACCATCTTCGAGGGCGACAACTCGATGCGGATCTTCCAGGAGGAGATCTTCGGCCCGGTCGTCTCGCTGACCGGCTTCGACGACGAGGCGGACGCCCTCAAGATCGCCAACGACACCCTCTACGGCCTCGGCGCCGGTGTCTGGTCGCGCGACGGGGCCCAGGCCTTCCGCGCGGGCAAGGAGATCAAGGCCGGCCGCGTGTGGACGAACAACTACCACGCCTACCCCGCCCACGCCGCGTTCGGCGGCTACAAGCAGTCGGGCATCGGCCGCGAGAACCACAAGATGATGCTCGACCACTACCAGCAGACGAAGAACCTGCTGGTGTCGTACAGCCCCGACGCCCTCGGCTTCTTCTGAGCCGACGGCAGCCACCTGGTGCGGGGGACGTATGACGTCCCCCGCACCGGGGACCACTGCACCACCGACACCACCATCCAGGAGGATCCGTGCCCAGCAGGGTCGATGTCACCGAACCGGCGGCGGAGCTGATCCGCAGCCTCACCGAGGCGCACGGGCCGGTGATGTTCCACCAGTCCGGCGGGTGCTGCGACGGGTCGGCGCCCATGTGCTACCCGGACGGCGACTTCCTGCTCGGTGGCGCCGACATCCACCTCGGCGACCTCGACGTCGGCCTGGACCGGGCGGTCCCGGTGTGGATGTCGAAGGCGCAGTTCGAGTACTGGTCGCACACGCACCTGACGATCGACGTCGTCAAGGGACGCGGCGCCGGCTTCTCGCTCGAGGCGCCGCACGGCGTGCGCTTCCTCATCCGCTCGCGGCTGCTGACCGACGCGGAGCACACCGAGCTCACCGAGGCGACGGCGTGATCGCCCGGGAGGTCGCGCTGCTCGCGCGGGACCTGCTGCTGTGGGCGGTGCGGTCGCGGGCTGGCGGCGTACGGATGTAACACGCTGTCCGCCGATCTTCCCGGCACTTCTCAGGGCCGACACGCCGGAAATGCCGCCGATCTGCCCTGAAGCTCGCCGAGCAGTTCGGCGAACAGCGTGTTACTGCAGCCGCGCGGCGAGGATCAGCGCTGGCCGATCCGGTGGATCCAGAGCGCGTTGGTCGAGCCGGGCACTCCCGGCGGGCTGCCCGCGACGATCACGACGAGGTCGCCCTCGAGCACCCGGCCGGTGCGCAGCAGCTCGTGGTCGACCTGGGTGACCATGTCGTCGGTGTCGAGGGGCGGCGCGGTCAGGTAGGTCTCGACGCCCCAGCTGAGCGCGAGCTGGGCGCGCACCTTCGGGTCCGGCGTGAAGGCCAGGACGGGGATCCGGCTGCGCAGGCGGGCCACGCGACGGGCCGAGTCGCCGGACTGGGTGAACGCGACGACGTACGTCGCCCCGGTCCGCTCGGCGACCTCCTCGGCGGCCTTGGTGATCACCCCGCCGCGCGTGTGTGGGTCGAACTCGATCCGGTCGAAGCGTCCGAACTGCTGGTCGTCGAGGGCGCTGCGCTCGGTGGAGGCGATGATCCGGGCCATCGTCTCGACGGTGGTGATCGGGTGGGCGCCGACGCTGGTCTCGCCCGACAGCATCACCGCGTCGGCGCCGTCGAGGACCGCGTTGGCGACGTCGCTGGTCTCCGCGCGGGTCGGCGCCGGGTTGGTGATCATCGACTCGAGCATCTGGGTCGCGACGATCACCGGGCGCGCGTTGCGGCGGGCCGCGACGATGACCTGCTTCTGCAGGAAGGGCACCTCCTCGAGCGGGCACTCGACGCCGAGGTCGCCGCGGGCGACCATCACGCCGTCGAAGGCGCGCACGATCTCGTCGAGGTTCTCGATGGCCTGCGGCTTCTCGATCTTCGCGATCACCGGGACACGGATGCCCTCCTCGGCCATGATCGCCCGCACGTCCGCAGCGTCGGAGGCGTTGCGCACGAAGCTCAGCGCGACCACGTCGACGCCCAGGCGCAGCGCGAAGCGCAGGTCTGCGGTGTCCTTCGCCGAGAGCGCCGGCACGGAGACCGCGACGCCCGGGAGGTTGATGCCCTTGTGGTCGCTGACCGGTCCGCCGACGAGCACCTCGGTCACGACGTCGGTCTCGCTGACCTCCACCACCCGCAGCCGGATCTTGCCGTCGTCGATCAGGATCGGGTCGCCCGGGCGCACGTCGCCCGGCAGGCCGTCGTACGACGTCGCGCAGATCTCGCCGTTGCCGTCGACGTCGCGGGTGGTGATCGTCCAGCGCTGGCCCCGGCGCAGCACGGTGGCGCTGGCGAAGCGGCGCAGCCGGATCTTCGGCCCCTGCAGGTCGGCGAGCACCGCGACCGCGTGGCCGCTGGCCTCCGACGCCTCCCGCACCCGGCGGTAGACCTCGGAGTGGTCGGCGTGGGTGCCGTGGCTCATGTTGAGCCGGGCGACGTCCATGCCGGCATCGACGAGCGCGCGGATGCGGCGCTCGGAGGCCGTCGCCGGACCGAGCGTGCAGACGATCTTGGCGCGGCGACCGCGCGGGAGGGCCGGCACGCGCTCGGCGGCCCCGTCGGCGTCGGCGTCGATCACGGGGTCGGGGCGGTCGAGTAGGCCGGTCACGGCAGGTCTCCTTGAGGGGAAGGAAGTGGATGCACCGGGGGCCGCCGGCTGGCGGGCTGAGCGACCCCCGGTGAGTCTATTGGATCGATCCAATCAACCGATCAGAGACCCTCGGCGAGGCGGTGGTACGCCGCACTCCACCGGAGCTCGCGCTGGAAGGCGCGGGGCGTGGTGTCGGCGTCGATCACCGCGACCTCGACCCCGCTCATCTCGGCGAAGTCGGCGAGCACCTCCACGCCGATCGCCTTCGACAGCACCGTGTGGTGCGGTGCGCCGGCCATCAGCCAGGCCTCGGCCGAGGTGGCGAGCGAGGGCCGGGGCTCCCAGACCGCGCAGGCCACCGGCAGCTGCGGCAGCGCCTCGTCGGGCTCGACCACGTCGACCTCGTTGACCGTCAGGCGGAAGCGGTCGCCGAGGTCGGAGAGGCCGGCGACGACGGCGGCGCCGGGGTCGGCGGTGAAGCGCAGCCGCACCGGGTCCTCCCGACCGCCGATCGAGAGCGGGTGGATCTCCAGCGACGCGCGGTCGTCGGTGAGGGTCGGGCAGACCTCGAGCATGTGCGCGCCGAGGATCTTCTCCTCGCCCGGGACCAGGTGGTACGTGTAGTCCTCCATGAAGGAGGTGCCGCCCGGCAGGCCCTCGGCCATCACCTTCGTGGCGCGCAGCAGGACCGAGGTCTTCCAGTCGCCCTCGCCGCCGAAGCCGTAGCCGTCGGCCATCAGCCGCTGCACGGCCAGGCCGGGCAGCTGCCGCAGCCCGCCGAGGTCCTCGAAGTTCGTGGTGAACGCGCCGAAGCCGCCCTCCTCGAGGAAGGTGCGCAGACCGGCCTCGATCCGGGCGCCGTACCGCAGCGACTCGTGGCGCTCGCCGCCGGGGAGCAGCTCGGGGGCGATGGCGTAGAGGTCGGCGTACTCGGCGACGAGCTTGTCGATGTCGGCGTCGGCGACCTGGTCGACGACGGCGACGAGGTCGTTGACGCCGTAGGTGTTGACCGAGACGCCGAAGCGCAGCTGGGCCTCCACCTTGTCGCCCTCGGTGACGGCGACGTCGCGCATGTTGTCGCCGAAGCGGGCGAGCTTGAGCTGGCGGAGCTCGGCGCGACCGCGGGCCGCGCGGGCCCACTCCTCGATCCGGCGGCGGACGACGGGGTTCTCGACGTGGCCGGCGACGGTCTTGCGCGGAACGCCCAGGCGGGACTGGATGTAGCCGAACTCCCGGTCGCCGTGGGCGGCCTGGTTGAGGTTCATGAAGTCCATGTCGATCGTCGACCAGGGCAGCGCCATGCCGGCCTGCGTGTGCAGGTGCAGCAGCGGCTTCTGGAGGGCGTCGAGGCCGGCGATCCACATCTTCGCCGGCGAGAAGGTGTGCATCCAGGTGATCAGGCCGACGCAGGCCGGGTCGAGGTTGGCCTCGAGGACCTGGCGGTGGATCGCGGCCGCGTCGAGCAGGACCGGCTTCCACACGACCCGTACCGGGAGGTCCGACAGCTCGGCGAGCCGGTCGGCGATGGCGCGCGACTGCTCGGCGACCTGGTCCAGGGTCTCCGGTCCGTAGAGCGACTGGCTGCCGGTGAGGAACCAGATCTCCTGCTCGGCGTTGGCGTTGGCGGTCACGTGGTGCTCCTTGTTCTCAGGCGCCCCCGAGGGCGTCGTGGTGGTGTTGGCCGGTCAGCGGGTCAGCGCTGGCCGTAGACGTTCTGGTAGCGGTCGTAGAGGGCGTCGACGCTGGGCTGCGCGATCGGGATCGGCTGGCCGAGCTGTCGGGAGAGGTGCACGGAACGGGCGACGTCCTCGCACATGACGGCCGCCTTCACGGCGGACCTCGCGTTCGGGCCGACGGTGAAGACGCCGTGGTTCTGCATGAGGACGGCGGGTGAGCGGCTCTCGCGCAGGGTCTCGACGATCCCCCGGCCGATCGAGTCGTCGCCGATGATCGCGAACGGCCCGACCGGGATCTCCCCACCGAACTCGTCCGCGCACATCGTGGTGACGCACGGGATCGCCTCGCCGCGCGCGGCCCACGCCACGGCGTACGGCGAGTGGGTGTGGACGACACCGCCCACGTGGGGCAGGTGGCGGTAGACGTAGGCCTGCGCCTCGGTGTCGGAGGACGGCGCGTGCTCGCCCTCGACGACCTTGCCGTCGAGGTCGCAGACGACCATGTTGTCCGGCGTGAGGTCGTCGTACGAGACGCCGCTGGGCTTGATCACGAGCAGGTCGTGGCCGGGCACCCGGGCCGACACATTGCCGGCGGTCCACACGACGAGGCCGTACTTGGGCAGCTCGGCGTGCAGCGCCGCGACCTCGCGGCGGACCTGGCGGATCGTCTGGTCGACGTCGGTCACGACGCTCATCAGGACTGCTCCTTGCCCGCGACGGCCTCGCGCCGGATCGCCTTGAGCCGGCGCATGGCGGTCACGCCGCGGCCGAAGTGGTCGTGCAGCTCGCGGTACTCCGCGAACAGCCGGTCGTAGGCCTGCGCCCGGGTCTCGTCCGGCACGTAGACCGCCTTGCGGACCTTGCCCATCGCCTTCGCGGCCGTGGGTACGTCGGGGTAGGCGCCCGCCGCGACGGCGGCGTGGATCGCCGAGCCCAGCGCAGGTCCCTGGTCGGAGTCGATGACCGACAGCGGCAGCCGCGTGACGTCGGAGTAGATCTGCATCAGCAGCGCGTTCTTCTGCAGGCCGCCCGCGACGACGAACTCCTCGACCGGTACGCCGCTGTCGCGGAAGGTCTCCACGATCACCCGGGTCCCGAAGGCGG
Above is a genomic segment from Nocardioides aromaticivorans containing:
- a CDS encoding DUF779 domain-containing protein, coding for MPSRVDVTEPAAELIRSLTEAHGPVMFHQSGGCCDGSAPMCYPDGDFLLGGADIHLGDLDVGLDRAVPVWMSKAQFEYWSHTHLTIDVVKGRGAGFSLEAPHGVRFLIRSRLLTDAEHTELTEATA
- the pyk gene encoding pyruvate kinase, with translation MPALPRGRRAKIVCTLGPATASERRIRALVDAGMDVARLNMSHGTHADHSEVYRRVREASEASGHAVAVLADLQGPKIRLRRFASATVLRRGQRWTITTRDVDGNGEICATSYDGLPGDVRPGDPILIDDGKIRLRVVEVSETDVVTEVLVGGPVSDHKGINLPGVAVSVPALSAKDTADLRFALRLGVDVVALSFVRNASDAADVRAIMAEEGIRVPVIAKIEKPQAIENLDEIVRAFDGVMVARGDLGVECPLEEVPFLQKQVIVAARRNARPVIVATQMLESMITNPAPTRAETSDVANAVLDGADAVMLSGETSVGAHPITTVETMARIIASTERSALDDQQFGRFDRIEFDPHTRGGVITKAAEEVAERTGATYVVAFTQSGDSARRVARLRSRIPVLAFTPDPKVRAQLALSWGVETYLTAPPLDTDDMVTQVDHELLRTGRVLEGDLVVIVAGSPPGVPGSTNALWIHRIGQR
- the araA gene encoding L-arabinose isomerase, which gives rise to MTANANAEQEIWFLTGSQSLYGPETLDQVAEQSRAIADRLAELSDLPVRVVWKPVLLDAAAIHRQVLEANLDPACVGLITWMHTFSPAKMWIAGLDALQKPLLHLHTQAGMALPWSTIDMDFMNLNQAAHGDREFGYIQSRLGVPRKTVAGHVENPVVRRRIEEWARAARGRAELRQLKLARFGDNMRDVAVTEGDKVEAQLRFGVSVNTYGVNDLVAVVDQVADADIDKLVAEYADLYAIAPELLPGGERHESLRYGARIEAGLRTFLEEGGFGAFTTNFEDLGGLRQLPGLAVQRLMADGYGFGGEGDWKTSVLLRATKVMAEGLPGGTSFMEDYTYHLVPGEEKILGAHMLEVCPTLTDDRASLEIHPLSIGGREDPVRLRFTADPGAAVVAGLSDLGDRFRLTVNEVDVVEPDEALPQLPVACAVWEPRPSLATSAEAWLMAGAPHHTVLSKAIGVEVLADFAEMSGVEVAVIDADTTPRAFQRELRWSAAYHRLAEGL
- a CDS encoding L-ribulose-5-phosphate 4-epimerase; its protein translation is MSVVTDVDQTIRQVRREVAALHAELPKYGLVVWTAGNVSARVPGHDLLVIKPSGVSYDDLTPDNMVVCDLDGKVVEGEHAPSSDTEAQAYVYRHLPHVGGVVHTHSPYAVAWAARGEAIPCVTTMCADEFGGEIPVGPFAIIGDDSIGRGIVETLRESRSPAVLMQNHGVFTVGPNARSAVKAAVMCEDVARSVHLSRQLGQPIPIAQPSVDALYDRYQNVYGQR